The Microcaecilia unicolor chromosome 3, aMicUni1.1, whole genome shotgun sequence nucleotide sequence gcgtgggacaggcatgcaGGCTCCCATAGGAAAAGGAGGGAGTTAGTGGTTATTGAGGAAGGGCAAGCGGAATGGGCCattttggctcttatctgccctCGTGTTTCTATGACTAGCTAGGCCCATGATAGTCGCCTGCCTGGATTTTCAGCGGTTACCGGGTTAAGTAGAACAGGATGCCGGGCCCTTTGTTCTTTTGAGAAGTCGGGGGAGAGGCATAAATATCATCAGCATCTAGACTTATGGGCCTTTTTACAGCTTAAAATGGGGGTCACATTGAATAACAAAACAAACCAGTGAGGTAAGTTCAAGGAGGATAAAAAAGATGCTTTATTCAGAAAACGTAAAAACGagccgacacggccgtgtttcggtccaaaggcctgcctcaggtcTCGATTAATCTACATAAAAAACGGATATAAACATATATAGTATATCTactaaattaaattaataaatactgAACAATATGTGGAATGAACGCATAATGTGACACAGATAATTAAAGCCATTATAACTATATAAGAATTGTATGAGAGTGATGTGAAGATAGTTAAACACTAAAATGGGTTATACAGTGGAGCATGCTGATTaagaaacatataaatacatgatGTAACATTGAGGTTTGAAACTACTGGCATGAAACAAATAATATAGAACATATAAAACATATTGAATGCAGTTAAATtggtgaaatttaaaaaaacatatcatCACGTGATATAGTATTTTGATTTTTCAATACAAGCAATTTGTGAGCCATGTTATGTACAATTCTGGGGCTTATAATTAagcaatttaaaattttttttttaattcattattaTTTCAAATAACATGACAGTACAATTAcaacacataaaataaaataagtgctGTGTGataaccaaaaatgataaacagaCTGCGAATGTTTGAGAAACAGAGAAATAATTGTAAATATAAATTCTGCTGATACCTCTgacgcaggggtgtagccagacctcgctgggagcgggggccacagccctaggtgagggggcactgtttagcccccctcccgctgtcgcccccccagccgccgccgccacattgacccccccgacgatccccttgaaccccctcccgccaccaaccctcccccgccgtcgccgcccaccccgccgcttcaaataccttgttgtttgctggccccgccagccgagaatctagttcttcggcgctggagtagcgccttcattcaatgcagttcctggcgtgatcagctgtttctgacgccgtaTGTGACGtatggcgtcagaaacagctgatcacgccaggaactgcattgaatgaaggcgctactccggcgccgaagaactagattctcggctggcggggccagcaaacaacaaggtatttgaagcggcggggcgggcggtgacggcgggggagggttggtggcgggaggggggttcaaggggatcgccaggagggggccagggccaaatctacgggggcccaggccccctcaggccccacgtagctacgccactgctctgatgTAAAGTAAGGCTTGATAACAGGATAAATTGTTGTGAGGATCTAGGGCAGGCGGgcgggcctagtggtgtcctatcctcccctccccttactccactgccctggtggtctagtgacctctttggggcaggaaagagccccctctttcctgcccccagcgCCTGAATACTGTTCCTTGCTGACAGTCCCgctgccgattcaaaatggtcgcttcaactctcggcagccattttgaatcggcgccagaaccagagtcagcaaggaacagtatgcaggcgggatggggcggggtATGTGTTCTCTTTTTAGGggaagcaaatatggtaaccctacctaggaCCTACCCTGGACGTTGGATCTTACTCCCTGGCTCAATAACCATGGGAGCACAGACTGGGGAAGAGAACTGCCCTTCCCCCCAACACACCtttcctttgcaagtacctgtAGAGATTCAAGGTTAAGGGGTTCACCCCACgacttcccctcctcccatcAGGCTTCTTGTAGGCGTTTCTTCTGCATGGAGCTGAAGGTGCCTTTCATCAAGGTTGGCTCGGAACCCACCATCGGTTTTGGCTCCTTTAACTCCTTCTTCCGCACCTGTAGGGAAtgatggggacggggcgggggggggggggggggggggggggggagaaacgaaACAAGCCTGTAATCACTCCTGGAGTGGAAAGGCTACAGATTAAACTGACTTCCCCCCTCCTCAAAGGTCACAGACAGTTATCCTGTTTCATGTGAGGCAAATACCCTGCAGAACCTGGGAGAGAAATGTAAGTTCTGCCCTCGCATCAGTCTTGCCGATCATTTTATCTACCCTGGGGTCTCTGCCTTTCTTCCCCGTGGTACTGTGGCAAAAGATaagctcctctcccctgctgtttTTTCAAAGTCACAAAAGCAGTGTTGGTAGCACAGTCTGAATGGAGTGGGTATGCACTTACTCCTTTCAGGATCCGTTCCCGAATCTCCGACTGCGTTAGGGGTCTCTCCTCCTGATCCACTGCCACGTAATCGGAATCGCTGTCACACTCCTCCctaggagagggaggaaggaagagtgCTCTGTCGCTCTGATATCCACATTACAGACATAAAATGAACCACAGGGGTCAAGTATGGTTGTACAtttagtatgtgtgtgtgtgggggggaggatggCATGTCTGCACGAGTGATGAATAGGAAGAGAAGGGGTGTCAGGGTGTATGTTTTTGGGGTATGGGAAGGGGTGCTAGAGTGCAAGTATTTTGGAGGGTATGGAAAGGGGTATCGTGGGTGTATTTGTGGGGATGGGGTGTCAGGGTGTGCTACTGAGGCCTATTGAGTCTGTCACCTGGGGAAGAATTGTAGTCACCCATATTCTTgctgtttaagtacataagtattgccacactgggacagaccaaaggtccatcaagcccagcatcctgtttccaacagtggataatccaggtcacaaatacctggcaagatcatgaaaaagttcaatacattttatgctgcttatcccagaaataagcagtggattttccccaagtccaatttaataatgggctatggacttttcctttaggaagccgtccagacctttttaaaaccccgctacactaactgcctttaccacattctctggcaatgaattctggagtttaattacacgttgagtgaagaaaaattttctccgattcgtaataaatttactactttgtagcttcattgcatgccccctagtcctagtatgtttctCTCCTTCCACAGGATCAGAAGGGAGGCTGAAAAGTGGAAAGGACCCCAGGACTGGTCTAGGACTCGTGTGACTGCACAAGAATGACCACCACCCTACACTGCACGCTCTCTCCCCAACAATCACCGCTACTAAGCACAGCTTCCCCTTCATTCACACAGGCCTATGGCCAGCCCTAACGAAAGGCCCATCCTTCACCATTAAACCACCCCAAAAATGGCAGGTAGCTCCACTTGGCTTAACAAGAGGCACGTGAAGGACACAGCCATCTTCAGAGAGATgcagaaagtgtttatgaatatTTAGTGGGTTGGTGGCCGCAGGCGCTTCCCTTATAGCTGGTAGCCGGCTCCTCCTCACCCCGTGGACGGGAGCTGCATCTCCGAGGACTCTCTGGATACGTCACTCAGCTGACCCAGCAGGAGCAGGGCTGTCTTCCCGGAGCTGTATGGCTGGTCGAAGttctgaaggaggggggagagaagcagAAAGTGAGAGGTGTTTAAGATGAAAAATCGGCTTATGTTTGAGGCTGGGGTAGTAGGTGGGTTTTATGATTATTTACCGAGGTCATCGCTTGATGATACAACACCCTTCCAAATCAGATTCAGGGAATTTTACTGACATGACAGTCTGTGTACGTGTTACCGAGATAATCTGTATGGTTTAATTCTCTCTCAAACTCTCaggtcctcccctccatctctgccctgtctctctctctctgctccttctccctccatcCCTGTTCCATCTCTCTCGCTCTCTGCTCCTTCACCCgccatccctgccctgtccctctCTCGCTCTCTGCTCCTTCACcctccatccctgccctgtccctctCTCACTCTCTGCTCCTTCACCCTCCATccctgctccttctccctccatccctgctccatctctctcgctctctgttCCTTCACCCTCCATCTCTCTTTCACcctccatccctgccctgtccctctctcgctctctctgctccttcaccCTCCATCCCTGTtccatctctctcactctctgctccttcatcctccatccctgccctgtccctctGTCGCTCTCTGCTCCTTCACCCTCCATCCctgttccatctctctctctgctccttctccctccatcCCTGTTCCATCTCTCTCGCTCTCTGCTCCTTCACcctccatccctgccctgtccGTCTCTCGCTCTCTGCTCCTTCACCCTCCATCCCTgttccatctctctcctctctgctcATTCTCCCCccagccccatctctctctcgctctctgctccttctccctccatcCCTACCCCATCTCTCTACCACTCTCTACTCCTTCACCGTCCATCCCTGCTCCTTTTCCCAccatccctgccccgtctctctctctctctctttcttgctcCCTCCTGGCCCGTCTTTCCCACACCCCCCTCTCAGCACTGTACCTTGGAGTCGAGAAAAGACCTGACAGACAGGAGCTCGTTGGTCTTGTATTCAATGAGGCCCAGGTACTGCATAATGCTGCTGTCCCGAAGTGTGCCACTGCCCAACATTTCATCCAGCACACCTCGGTCGCAGCGTAGCTTCCGAAAAGTGGAGTCGAtgcctgggggaagggggagaacaggaacacagagagTCAGAGAATTTGAATACACAGGTACCCAATACAGGAGACCCGTCAACAGCATGTACACATGGAAAACACACGTGTGAATGATCCCGGCACATGCGGTGTCCTCCCCAGGATCTTGTGATTTCATTAGTCACCTgcctaacttaaaaaaaaaaaaaaaggttacaatACTGGGCAATATTCCcccacccagctgaaaaacatttcTGGGGAGAACACTGGCTACACAGATACACGTAATACTAACCATGTGGCGTACATACATGCAATCTACGTACACAGTTACACAAACATGCAAGCATGCATCCCCAACAAAACACGTTAGCATGTAATTGTGCACAGAGAACAGGTGGAACACACTTTTCTTTAAAACCGTCACACAGACACAGAGGCAAGCTGCCGACTGCCCTGTCTGTGATGTCAGTGTTTCATAACACAcagaagtgttgccatactgggacagactgaaggtccatcaagcccagtatcctgtttccaacattggccgattcaggtcacaagtatctggcaagatcccagaacagtaaaacagattttatgctgcttatcctagaaataaacagtggattttccccaagtctatcatagtaatggcttatggacttttcttttcaggaaatcattcaaacctttttaaaccctgctaagctaactgcttttaccacattctctggcaatgaattccagagtttaattacacgttgagtgaagaaatattttctctggtttgttttaaatttactacttgcgtgcctcacactaagcagagggtttcaacatatcatcaactatgacacctagatccctttcctggttggtgactcctaatgtggaaccttgcatcatgtaggtATAGTCTGAGTTTCTTTTTCCCCACGTGCACCACTTTGAATTACTCACATTAAaggtaatctgccatttggatgcctgatTGGAATGAAAGAatcaaaggggctcattttcaaagcacttagacttgcaaagttaaaCTGTAATCTCTGGTACTTTGttagtctaaatgctttgaaaatacaccttaaAATTAAACAAATCAAAAAGATTTAAttctccataagaacataagcgttgccatactgggacacaccgaaggtccattaagtccagtatcctgtttccaacagtggccaatccaggtcacaagtacctggcaaaatctccAAAAGATTCATGCTacaaatcacagggcaagcagtagtttccctacctctgtctcaatagcagactcggGGTATTGGGATAAacatatacccccggattctataaaggatgcctaAACTTGTGTAGCAAAATTTGGGCATTGCCCTGAGATGCGCacgcaacttaactggttaacgaACCAACTAACGGTAATAATTGGGCATTAACAATTAATTTGTTAATTGGAACCAAATAAGATTTGCGTGTGAtaatgtgtaactcaaaagggggcgtagccacgggAGGGACATAGGCATGTCAGGGACGCTCTGAAAAGTTGCGTGCGTAGTTACAGAATGCGGCCTCAGCGCGCCTTAGGGGCCAGCATTTAGACTACGTTTTGGCAGGCGTAAGAGTCTGGCGCCAGAAGTTCGGCGTAGGAATCGTCGCTAAGcgggattctataaaggatgcgcaGCCTATTTACAGAATCGCGCTtagcagtgggtttttttttctgtgctgaattttgagcgccattcaTAGAATCCCCTCATAATGGCGCAAACCTAGTGGAATAAAGCCGTTATGCACTGAACGATTAACACGTTGCCACTAAATTTGAAGGACCCCCTCGGGAAGAGTCTTGAATATAAGCAAAAAAGCCGGTTTCgctaaaaaatgaaacgggcgctagcggggctatcatctgttccctgccctgccatgtccagcgattcttccctcccttcccatcccctcccatcccatccatgtccagcgattcttccctcccttcccatcccctcccatccacgtccagcgattctcttctgccctgccctccccttccctcagtgtcccacaattctgtcctcccttccatgtccagtgattgtcctgtgccctgcccagccctcccatccgtgccccgcgattctccccttgcctcccatcctatccatgtccattgattcgcctctgccctgccctcctatccctgtccagcgattctcttctgccctgccctccccttggtgtcccatgattctgtcctcccctccatgtccagcgattgtcctgtgccctgccctcccatccatgtcccgcaattctccccttgcctcccatcccatccatgtccatcgattcgcctctgccctgccctcccatcccatccatgtccagcaattctcctctgccctgccctcccatccaatccatgtccagtgattcttccctcccatccatggccagtgactctgtccttcctgctgccctgcctttaagccaTTCATCTTACCTGAGGTGGCAGTGGCGGCAGGCTGGGCtcctcacctccagccttccctctcagtgtcccgccctcctctgacatcatttcttcTTTATgcaagggaagggaacgctggaggcgagctgacgtcagcatgctgttacgaactcagccagccagccatccagggaagccgttacaaattattatatagatgagGGAGAGGAGTGCAGAGGGGAAAATGCAAGCCTACCGCTAGCAAGTGACAAGAGAGGCGTCATCAGAATTCATCTcaggaaaacagaaaggaaagacaGAGACTGGAGGGAGGTTTCTTTTGGCTCAGTGGTGTCTAGTTAGCCAGCTGAGCACCTTCACTGAGCCTCTTTGATCTCTGTTTGCACTAACTCGCTATGTTTCCATGGAAATTTTTTCAGAGTAGCTTCAGATCAGGCCGGCCTACATGGGCtgaggcagccagtgctctgctcCTGGCACAGGGAGGgtaaagtcgttggtgaggccccacctggagtattgtgttcagttttggaggccgtatcttgctaaggatgtaaaaaaaaaattgaagcggtgcaaagaaaagctacaaaaatggtatggcatttgcgttacaagacatatgaggagagacttgctgacctgaacatgtatactctggaggaaaggagaagcaggggtgatatgaaacagacgttcaaatatttgaaaggtattaatccgcaaattaaccttttccagagatgggaaggcggtagaactagaggacatgaaatgagattgaagggggggcagactcaagaaaaatgtcaggaagcattttttcacagatagagtggtggatacttggaatgccctcccgcgggaggtggtggagatgaaaacggtaacggaattaaaacatgcgtgggataaacataaagaaatcctgttcagaaggaatggatcctcagaagcttagcgtagattggatggcagagccggtggtgggagacgaggCTAGTACtaggaagacttctacggtctgtgccctgaaaatggtagatacaaatcaaggtcaggcatacatgtaaagtagcacatatgagtttatcttgttgggcagactggatggaccatacaggtctttttctgccgtcacctattATGTTACTGTGTATCCAAGGTTCCTCAGCTCTACAATGTCTGCTATAAACAGAGGAAGGTCATAGCCCGGCTTCCCTCACCGAGAGGCAGCCCACCTTTGTATGGCTGCCTTACCGTCTGTAaaccaagaacccccccccccccccccccccggacaatgAGGTAAAAAGCTTGAAGTCCCGATACTGGTCTAGAGTGGGAAGTTCTAGACAGGGAGCTCTCTCTTGTCCTTacttattttcagctgttctatAATCTTCAGCACTCGTTTCAGATGCTCTTCATAGCTGTTTGCCAGATCCTTGgcctcctcctctttcctttccatctCAAGCAGGAGGGCTTTGTGATCGTCACCCAGGCGCATCCCTTGGGCCTTGACGTCTTCCATTTTTCCTTTGATctggaagcaaaacaaacaatTCATCAATAGCCACATCTTTCACCTTGTTCGCAAACAGATCAGTAGCTGCTGAGATCCAGGAAACTTATCATCAAGACGGAGCTGGCTTTGCCACTTGGAGGCCCAGGGCATCTACCTAGGGCAGCAGAATTTAGGGGGTGGCTCCGGCGGCGGGTGAGCTGCTGAGGAGGCTGTCAGCATGGGCCCGTGCTTACGACCAGCTGCAGCCCGCATCTCCGAAAGGAAGTTCATGTCCGAGAGGGTGGTATTCAGCAGTGTTAACCACAGGCCTATGCGGAAGGCCCTACGCCATGCTTTCATTTTGGTGAATGCAGTCTCAGGCTCAAAAGGAGGTAGAAGCAGGCCTAGTTtgtggttttgctgtgctttcctgtaatgactggagttctaatgtttgtccaacctgtacatactgtattgtttcttttattttataaattgtaaaccgttctgtcttgcagtagcaataagatacggtatataaattgacgtaaataaataaatagtaggggGAAGGGGATATGAGATGCTGaacagggggaaggggaaatgagaTGCTGGCTActttgtgggagggagggaggggtaccTACCTTGGTCAAGGTAGGAAAGGGAGATGCTAGCTAGTTTGGGGagtagggaggggagaggagatgctggacaatgggggaggagtGGTGTGATTGTAACAGAGGGCtccaaccctctcccccccctccggtATCTTTTCAACAAGCTCTCTCTCACCTCTTCAATCTGCCCTTGCAGTATCTCTGTCTCGTTATTCTGTTCGTTAACGTAATTGAACAGTGCAAAATTATGGTCCTCCACTGCAGAAGGGAACACAGAAGTAGGGTGGGTTAGTAAGGGCTGCACGTATGAGACCTCATCACACCAAAGCACAAAGCTCCTTTCTACCTTCCCTTCCATGGCACCTCAGCCTCCTACCCCTCCCTTGCCAATGAAGACTGAGCAGGAAGTGCTGGAAGGCAACCAGAAGATTAAAACCTCTAGAGACACCTCCTTTCTGAGACCATCAACGACAGGGGCTCTACCCGATTCTGCCATAGCCTCTGCCCCCCATTTcatctcccccttctccccttccacccCAGCCCGGATGCACCTTCGATAAACCTCTGCACCAGGAAGTCCAGGTGTTCCTCGCCCGTAAGGCTTTGGATGTGCTGAAAGGCCGCCTCGTAGCTCTCTATCGACTCCTCCTTCTGATCCCTCTTCTTcttttccatcttctctttctctgccatcccaAAAGAAGAAAACAGATAAGTCTAATGAATGGTGACCCTTGGCTTTTCCGCGACAATGCACCGCACTGGGGAGCTCCGGCTGGAAGCAGAAAACATCCCTAGGGTAGAGTGACAccagcatatttctcccctctagggcatacagaacggattgtattttgtacccctggacatttgaacagggtggattaggattccttggggtagtataagtcagctgttgttggggttggaagggtggagggtggtggaagggttattatagttgctcattattattattttctatttgtaatttatacacaacagttgcacagcatatttttcctttttttactttaataaaaagatttaaatataaaatcataattgtttgaggcttttgAAGATGAGAACATAGCCCACCGGATGCGGCTGGGACGGGGACGGAActtgcggggacggggtggggatggagacggggcctgcagtgacggggtggggacagagacagaacccacggggataaattttatccccatgtcattctttaccttagggggcactttaTTGAGTGGCGCGTCCTTTTGAGCACCCCGACGCAGCGTAGGGAGTGTCAATTCTAGAACAGAATCAGGGTACTGCGATTTTGTAATGGAATACTAGCACAAACCCGCATCGGCAAGTCAGTGGCAGGCTCACCTATTTGATATTATACCTGTGTCCAAGCCCTCTTTGCAGATACGCGTGCTAAGACATTTACACGCTACCTTACCGAATAGCGCACCGTGCATACAGGCAGCCCCTCCCCCTTGGTCACGCAACGTATTGTGGCTACATCAGAAAGCACAGAAGTGAAAAAAAATGCTATAATTTGAAAGATTCTATACGTCCTTCGCTTCTGGTCTCACCAGTCAAGCTGGGCAGGGGATAGGGGGGtggcagatcccccccccccccccatcaaaaatGCGAAGCTGTTTTTTGTTTCTCATCTTTTCCCGCAGATGGTGGCGGGGCTGCTCGAGGatggggaagggggtaggggacaGTACCTCGCTTGCGCCGGGCCTCCACCACCTCCTCGCTGATGGAACGTTCCTGGGTCTTGATCCCCAGAAACTCTCTGAGCTTGGAATCGTGGTGGATGACACGCTGCAGCTCCCGGACCTCGGCGCTGTGCTGGGCTACGTCCTTCTCCACTTTCTCCTTCAGCTGGAGCATCTTGCTCTGAGCCTCGtccctggacatggaggaagaggTGCCTGGCTCAAAAAGGTGCCGACTGATTTACAGGAATAATTTCTCTGCTCTACCTttaaatctgtccctaaaatgCACTTCTGTAATGCTGATTGTCACTTCTTAATTGCTGCTGTTAGGTGGTCTCACACCTCCACATACCACACATCTGGGGGTAGGGGGGAGAAATCATAGATCAACCTTCTCTTGGTCTATGGTACCCCCCTCTCAACATACAGCCCTTGCTTTCTTGGGTTGTTCCCTGCCTGCTTTCAGCCTTGGGGTCTCTAGACATAACACCCTTCTTTGATTCCACTTCCTGGTCCCACTCCGCAAGCCCTGGTTTCTCCTCTCAGAACCAGATCCCTACCCTCACTGtcattccctcctcccccatcctGCCCTTTGTGAATCCAGTCCAGGAACAGACTTACGCCAAAGTTTCGACAGCTTCGTCAGGGTCCCTGGCACGCCAGCTCATGTCACTCCATGGTTGTTTGGCTCGGCACTGCAGTGACGTCAGCTGGCGTGCCAGGGACCCTGAGGAAGCTATCGAaactttggccactgttggccgTGGACAGCAGGAAGAGTCTGTGCACCTGCGTAAGCTAAGTGGAAAATTTGGACTTTAtagtaataaaaatgttttttcggaggtttttcagcctatgATGACCGTCAACGCTCCTATAATTGATTGGCTTTGTTGCCAAGGAGTCTGTCGAGGCTTTTCTTCCGCATTTTTAGAGAAAATTGATAGAAACATATGAAAATTGATAAGGACATTTATTCAGTGATATTCATTAGAAGAGGATTATTTTTGAGCTGTTCAAATCAGTAGCTATCTTCGAAGGCTCCCTTAAATTCTTTTGTATAACTGCAATATTGAGCATTAACGACATAAAGAGAGCACTGAGTTATATGAGGCCCGATTTAACCGCTAAAACTTAAGAGGGTTAACCGCATAAGTACCGACACCGCCCAAAAAGAGACAGCTTTGAGTTCAGCGGTCTGTGGTGAAATTCAGCACCCCGAACAAATTATTTATCCAGCCAGGATTTAttccagtcattttcagctgGTAGCGCTCTGGGATAAGAAGTCCACCCTGTACCCCAACCCTTTTACCTTACACTTTGCGTTTTGCCCATACCTGGCTACGTAAGCTGCGGTGGAGTCGTTGATCACGGAACTTATCTCTTTCCGTGTTTCCCGCAGTTCCTGAAATAAAAAGGCAAAATCCTGTGAGTGGCGGgtcccatccccttcctccctcttgtCTCCATGGGCTTCCGAATTTCAGCAGAGGTCTCAATTTGGGGAGGGAAAGGTTCTAGCTCTCTccctgctgcttttaacttcacctccttcctctctccccctaccttttGGTCATTTCGACTGGTTCCACTCCTGCCCCATCTGGCCTTGCTACCCTTCTCTCTTTATTCGGTTGGGCCCTTTCTGCCCTCCGAACCACCTCCTTCCGCCACCTCATTCCCTTACCTTTTCCAGCCTCCGGTACAGCTGCTCAAAACGAGAGCGGTCGACCCTCAGGATGTCAATTTCCCCGCGCAGTTTTGCATTCCTCACCAGCTGGGTGTTGAACTTGGTTGCGGCCTGGAACCCAAGAATGCAGCATTAGGGGAGGGGGCCCGGAGAGGTGAAGTGGAAGGGGAGTGTACGGGGACACCCTGAGGTTATGCGGAGCGGCCCAGAATTGAGAAATG carries:
- the CCDC114 gene encoding coiled-coil domain-containing protein 114 isoform X2 codes for the protein MPHMRAGSSLHSEGSEMDFESMAESDLAKLQCKFRLKEGDRQAYSMESQDIVRRQLTEIQALEKEQRELQKNLEVGENRGNQLRDQERQDTLRSLLEQKDRVEEQLSREMRFISDLEREIRIWEKKVMEQQKQARGTTGHVHQSTQTRKNIEITENRLDRAATKFNTQLVRNAKLRGEIDILRVDRSRFEQLYRRLEKELRETRKEISSVINDSTAAYVARDEAQSKMLQLKEKVEKDVAQHSAEVRELQRVIHHDSKLREFLGIKTQERSISEEVVEARRKREKEKMEKKKRDQKEESIESYEAAFQHIQSLTGEEHLDFLVQRFIEVEDHNFALFNYVNEQNNETEILQGQIEEIKGKMEDVKAQGMRLGDDHKALLLEMERKEEEAKDLANSYEEHLKRVLKIIEQLKISIDSTFRKLRCDRGVLDEMLGSGTLRDSSIMQYLGLIEYKTNELLSVRSFLDSKNFDQPYSSGKTALLLLGQLSDVSRESSEMQLPSTGEECDSDSDYVAVDQEERPLTQSEIRERILKGVRKKELKEPKPMVGSEPTLMKGTFSSMQKKRLQEA
- the CCDC114 gene encoding coiled-coil domain-containing protein 114 isoform X1, which produces MSYSRPSGASRAKMPHMRAGSSLHSEGSEMDFESMAESDLAKLQCKFRLKEGDRQAYSMESQDIVRRQLTEIQALEKEQRELQKNLEVGENRGNQLRDQERQDTLRSLLEQKDRVEEQLSREMRFISDLEREIRIWEKKVMEQQKQARGTTGHVHQSTQTRKNIEITENRLDRAATKFNTQLVRNAKLRGEIDILRVDRSRFEQLYRRLEKELRETRKEISSVINDSTAAYVARDEAQSKMLQLKEKVEKDVAQHSAEVRELQRVIHHDSKLREFLGIKTQERSISEEVVEARRKREKEKMEKKKRDQKEESIESYEAAFQHIQSLTGEEHLDFLVQRFIEVEDHNFALFNYVNEQNNETEILQGQIEEIKGKMEDVKAQGMRLGDDHKALLLEMERKEEEAKDLANSYEEHLKRVLKIIEQLKISIDSTFRKLRCDRGVLDEMLGSGTLRDSSIMQYLGLIEYKTNELLSVRSFLDSKNFDQPYSSGKTALLLLGQLSDVSRESSEMQLPSTGEECDSDSDYVAVDQEERPLTQSEIRERILKGVRKKELKEPKPMVGSEPTLMKGTFSSMQKKRLQEA